From the Leptospira biflexa serovar Patoc strain 'Patoc 1 (Paris)' genome, one window contains:
- a CDS encoding LIC11274 family protein yields the protein MNGRAMKQSLLILMMSLVMQAPMFAESVSSKSYQKRIELLTYLRELEPIVKNFRGEDPEGKPSELNAPEGKEGFRMKKYLEAKRIYQEGLQYHFEGNFSSAFQRFLECQLAIEKMTEELSQLYILRAEEMMKTAMERKNPNNPMDKALLDISIEYGKGSYFRQDVMDLPREAPYQRRMYDPKEAHYSYNKYDIEKNMELGYKHLGLAKEARANALKVERNLEKHQKLQPSHRKYRIELYFGAINLARDSKANAVNIYKLKYPYDNYYLNNSQAKTEASKDETGASVEGQPVKIDGVTYDFTKNPYIKYDNRLQAMFDVRVPEEYRVDHADVRGRVYELDSNNMVFMKYDQERKKALNVPPKPAQGSTTTPQQ from the coding sequence ATGAATGGCAGAGCAATGAAACAATCCCTTCTTATTCTCATGATGAGTCTCGTGATGCAGGCACCTATGTTTGCGGAATCAGTCTCTAGTAAATCCTATCAAAAACGAATCGAGCTTTTGACTTACCTACGTGAGCTTGAACCAATCGTTAAAAACTTCCGTGGGGAAGATCCAGAAGGAAAACCTTCTGAACTGAATGCACCCGAAGGGAAAGAAGGCTTCCGTATGAAAAAATACTTAGAAGCCAAACGAATCTACCAAGAAGGTCTACAATACCATTTTGAAGGAAATTTTTCCTCTGCTTTCCAACGGTTTCTCGAATGCCAACTTGCCATCGAAAAAATGACCGAAGAACTTTCCCAGTTGTACATCCTCCGTGCTGAAGAGATGATGAAAACAGCGATGGAACGTAAAAATCCAAATAATCCAATGGACAAGGCTTTACTTGATATCTCCATTGAATATGGAAAAGGATCTTACTTCCGCCAAGATGTGATGGACCTTCCAAGAGAAGCGCCATACCAAAGACGTATGTATGACCCAAAAGAGGCTCATTACAGCTATAACAAATACGATATTGAAAAGAATATGGAACTTGGTTACAAACACTTAGGTCTTGCAAAAGAAGCAAGAGCCAATGCATTGAAAGTGGAACGTAATTTGGAAAAACACCAAAAACTCCAACCATCTCACAGAAAGTATCGTATCGAGTTGTACTTTGGAGCGATCAACCTTGCTCGTGATTCAAAGGCCAATGCAGTGAATATTTATAAATTAAAATATCCTTATGATAACTACTATCTAAACAATTCACAAGCCAAAACGGAAGCATCGAAAGATGAAACTGGTGCCAGTGTAGAAGGCCAGCCGGTGAAAATTGATGGTGTGACATACGACTTTACTAAAAACCCATACATCAAATATGACAATCGCCTCCAAGCAATGTTTGATGTGCGAGTGCCAGAAGAATACCGTGTGGACCATGCTGATGTGAGAGGTAGAGTGTATGAATTGGATTCCAATAATATGGTGTTCATGAAATACGACCAAGAACGTAAAAAAGCTCTGAACGTTCCGCCAAAACCAGCGCAAGGAAGCACAACCACTCCGCAACAATAA
- a CDS encoding lysophospholipid acyltransferase family protein, translating to MAKIPVVDNLIEKNLHGLSVHYGRLVMKAYLRITLLVFGKASPFLVRGLFHAIAGNKEKRIKEFLEGTKIWAEDVKEITKTTVIVFNQFTVPEKGHMIFLNHVNEMDFPYDCYVIRKPFLANQVIKKAWFAYWWMTAMGSQVFDNSKAMSIAVSVKNLIEGLKTNSYIVYPEGKNTYSEEIHHLKKGMVKIAFDQKIPVFVAVKSGVTTYQEYQKGNVVGYLGLGVHNPTDFSTWEAFQDHIYNLMHSKKQELDGMLEAERIKLRSN from the coding sequence ATGGCGAAAATTCCAGTTGTCGACAACCTAATTGAAAAAAACTTACACGGGCTTAGTGTTCACTACGGACGTTTGGTGATGAAAGCGTATTTACGAATCACCCTATTGGTATTTGGAAAGGCCAGTCCGTTTTTGGTTCGAGGATTGTTTCATGCAATCGCAGGGAATAAAGAAAAACGAATCAAAGAATTTTTAGAAGGCACCAAAATTTGGGCCGAAGACGTTAAAGAAATTACAAAAACAACTGTGATTGTCTTCAATCAATTCACTGTTCCTGAAAAAGGACATATGATTTTTTTGAATCACGTGAACGAAATGGATTTCCCTTACGATTGTTATGTGATACGAAAACCTTTTTTAGCCAACCAAGTCATTAAAAAAGCATGGTTTGCCTACTGGTGGATGACCGCAATGGGTTCACAAGTATTTGATAATTCAAAAGCAATGTCAATTGCCGTATCTGTCAAAAATCTAATCGAAGGGCTCAAAACTAATTCATACATTGTTTATCCTGAAGGAAAAAATACCTATAGTGAAGAAATCCACCACCTAAAGAAAGGTATGGTGAAAATTGCGTTCGACCAAAAAATTCCTGTTTTTGTGGCAGTGAAGTCAGGTGTCACCACTTACCAAGAATACCAAAAAGGTAATGTTGTGGGTTATCTTGGACTTGGGGTCCATAATCCAACAGATTTTTCCACTTGGGAAGCATTCCAAGACCACATTTATAATTTAATGCACTCCAAAAAACAAGAGTTAGATGGTATGTTGGAAGCGGAACGTATCAAACTACGTTCCAATTAA
- a CDS encoding dual specificity protein phosphatase family protein: protein MHGDLNGANIIIDAQDNVWMIDFFHTHRGHIIRDLLKLENDVLYIFCKIESEAEWKEAIVLTEILHNQEDLGIPIPFDPPQALQNDKLKKAYRVIAKLRSYYPRLVKLDRDPYQMHVGALRYAMHSLSFDECNDWQKKWALYAGSKLIDKIKTYIQKSKVLRIDYLKPIQDGMDFPFTNIGLTILPGRKDRGRVLFDDLKTIKKEGISHILSLITEQEYTQYGVLDLKTEIPQFGLEQKQVSILDQRVPSFTQMKEIVEWMDLILSKNQKLLIHCVGGLGRSGTVACAYLIWKAKLDAKSAIQKVRESRSERAVESHEQIRFLELWEKTVQN from the coding sequence GTGCATGGTGACTTAAATGGAGCCAATATCATCATTGATGCCCAAGACAATGTCTGGATGATCGACTTTTTCCATACACACCGTGGTCATATCATCCGAGATTTATTAAAGTTGGAAAACGATGTGTTATACATCTTTTGTAAGATCGAATCCGAAGCAGAATGGAAAGAAGCAATTGTCCTCACAGAAATATTACACAACCAAGAAGATTTAGGAATCCCGATTCCATTTGATCCACCCCAAGCACTCCAAAATGACAAACTGAAAAAAGCATACCGAGTCATTGCCAAACTGAGATCCTACTACCCACGCCTTGTGAAACTGGATCGGGATCCGTATCAGATGCATGTGGGAGCTTTGCGATATGCGATGCATTCTCTATCTTTTGATGAATGTAATGACTGGCAAAAGAAGTGGGCATTGTATGCTGGTTCTAAACTCATCGATAAAATCAAAACCTATATCCAAAAATCCAAGGTATTACGAATTGATTATCTGAAACCAATCCAAGACGGAATGGATTTTCCTTTCACAAACATTGGACTCACCATTTTACCTGGAAGAAAAGATCGTGGAAGAGTTCTTTTTGATGATTTAAAAACCATCAAAAAGGAAGGGATCTCCCATATCCTAAGTCTCATCACCGAACAAGAGTATACCCAATATGGTGTTCTTGATTTAAAAACAGAAATTCCGCAGTTCGGATTGGAACAAAAACAAGTCTCTATCCTTGACCAAAGAGTTCCGAGTTTCACTCAAATGAAAGAGATTGTGGAGTGGATGGATTTGATCCTTTCCAAAAACCAAAAACTCCTCATCCATTGTGTCGGTGGTCTTGGTCGGTCAGGAACAGTTGCCTGTGCCTATTTGATTTGGAAGGCAAAACTGGATGCTAAGTCTGCCATCCAAAAAGTAAGGGAATCGAGAAGTGAACGAGCGGTGGAATCGCACGAACAAATTCGATTCTTGGAATTATGGGAAAAAACAGTTCAAAATTAA
- a CDS encoding isochorismatase family protein, with product MNSETAILFTQCLQNDFASLLDQYDPLPNSLHIGYAEANRLLGEMVEDGPVFSLMDWAYESDPSRLKLIHIRDWHDLNSKSQEDHLIQFGPHCIQDTKGAEFVFQNWIERDPKRAEIINASGLNDFVETNLESILKPYQGKPLKVGITGVWTEAKVTFLCYDLKTRYPEFELAVCSALTASSSLSMHFIALDQLKQILGVKVFSSIGAFTEYLTGDQPNLVKRISTNARIASDKLKLDPKYPISEIDKQILLYLFRDCKEVEFKTLDGGFSGNVVLKSKSIDNLGHSQVPCVVKIGNRDLIAKERTSFERIQEVLGNNAPSIVDFCELNDRGAIKYRYAAMLDGNVKTFQKVYGVMADGSGLDRIIDVVFGEQLGRLFEAASTEKLNLLEYYDFQSKYAKSVRSRVESILGGPQPKETISIYPGFETNNPCIFYEKDLIQLKEYNHTQYFLCAW from the coding sequence ATGAATTCTGAGACGGCCATATTATTTACTCAATGTTTACAAAATGATTTTGCATCCCTTTTAGATCAATATGATCCCCTTCCCAATTCCTTACACATTGGGTATGCAGAAGCAAATCGTTTGCTCGGTGAAATGGTAGAAGATGGACCTGTATTTTCACTGATGGATTGGGCTTATGAGTCTGATCCCAGCCGTTTAAAATTAATTCACATTCGTGATTGGCATGATCTCAATTCAAAATCACAAGAAGACCATTTGATTCAGTTTGGTCCTCATTGTATCCAAGATACAAAAGGGGCAGAGTTTGTGTTTCAAAATTGGATCGAAAGAGATCCGAAACGAGCCGAGATCATAAATGCTTCTGGTTTGAATGACTTTGTAGAAACAAATTTAGAATCAATTTTAAAGCCCTATCAAGGCAAACCATTGAAAGTGGGGATCACTGGTGTATGGACGGAAGCAAAAGTTACGTTTTTGTGTTATGATCTAAAAACGAGATACCCTGAATTTGAATTGGCTGTCTGTTCTGCCCTGACTGCCAGTTCTTCGCTTTCCATGCATTTCATCGCCTTGGACCAATTGAAACAAATTTTAGGTGTCAAAGTATTCTCTTCGATCGGTGCCTTCACGGAATATTTAACCGGGGACCAACCAAATTTGGTGAAACGGATTTCCACCAATGCAAGGATTGCAAGTGATAAGCTGAAATTAGATCCTAAGTATCCAATCTCTGAAATTGACAAACAAATTTTACTCTATTTATTCAGAGATTGCAAAGAAGTAGAATTTAAAACATTAGATGGTGGATTTTCTGGAAACGTAGTCTTAAAATCCAAATCCATAGACAATCTAGGGCATTCACAAGTTCCATGTGTTGTGAAAATTGGAAATCGTGATCTCATTGCAAAAGAAAGGACATCCTTTGAAAGGATCCAAGAAGTGTTAGGGAATAATGCACCTTCGATTGTGGATTTTTGTGAATTAAATGACAGAGGTGCCATTAAATACCGTTATGCGGCAATGTTAGATGGGAATGTAAAAACCTTTCAAAAAGTATATGGTGTTATGGCAGATGGATCAGGCCTTGATCGTATCATTGATGTTGTGTTTGGTGAACAGTTGGGTCGATTATTTGAAGCAGCCTCAACAGAAAAACTCAATTTGTTAGAATATTACGACTTCCAATCAAAATATGCAAAATCGGTTCGGTCAAGAGTGGAATCGATATTAGGTGGACCACAACCAAAAGAAACCATCTCCATATATCCAGGTTTTGAAACCAATAATCCTTGTATTTTTTATGAAAAAGACCTGATCCAACTGAAAGAATACAATCACACACAATACTTCCTTTGTGCATGGTGA